A genomic window from Populus nigra chromosome 7, ddPopNigr1.1, whole genome shotgun sequence includes:
- the LOC133698128 gene encoding uncharacterized protein LOC133698128 produces the protein MGNYVSCTLSNPQVLKNSSKSTRVILPTGEIKKIQQRTKAAELMLEAPNFFIANTKSLKIGRRFCPLNADDELGKASVYVMFPMHKKNSVVTAGDMGALFITANSVMKRAFKGNIRVLPESTVEISQNMERNDVDATPRLSLEGIEEVSSPYSTHRMSMSRSKKPLLETIEEEPICSK, from the coding sequence ATGGGAAACTACGTTTCTTGCACACTGTCAAACCCACAAGTGCTCAAAAACTCGTCAAAATCAACAAGAGTGATCCTCCCAACAGGAGAAATCAAGAAAATCCAGCAACGCACAAAAGCAGCGGAGCTAATGTTGGAAGCACCGAACTTCTTCATCGCTAACACCAAGTCTCTGAAAATAGGCAGAAGGTTTTGTCCTCTAAATGCAGATGACGAGCTTGGAAAGGCCAGCGTCTATGTCATGTTCCCAATGCATAAAAAGAACTCCGTAGTCACTGCTGGTGACATGGGTGCTTTATTTATCACTGCCAACTCGGTTATGAAAAGGGCTTTTAAAGGGAACATTAGGGTCTTGCCTGAATCTACAGTGGAGATTTCACAAAATATGGAAAGAAATGATGTTGATGCAACGCCAAGGTTGAGTTTGGAGGGAATTGAAGAGGTTTCTTCTCCTTACTCTACCCATAGGATGTCAATGTCAAGGTCAAAGAAGCCATTGTTGGAGACCATAGAGGAAGAGCCAATTTGTTCAAAGTGA
- the LOC133698510 gene encoding polyubiquitin-like, translated as MELPTPRNDSQEEEEEEEEEMTIYLKVMKTSTMKVQRSDTIGTIKSAFCEKEGIPKSFQELFFNGDRLKDDQRVVDYGIPKDATLHMILQSSVGVKLLVVIPSRQKSVVVEARTYDTVQKIKAVILEKEQILPHQYNLVYAGEVLEDDRSLASLNLQSEPTLHLIFNPKDLLSFSVITPAGETVKLKVKFLYSVSEVKAIIGGVIGVPVSDYDLIYQGKKLEDSNSLACYDLQEESILEMSPQTFQVFVKAWSGKTITLNVHQRDTVEDVKDKIFQKLGGPSYCQSIVFSGKRLEANLDLAYYNIRKNATLHMVFSPSTITTKMGLSQIGAEPNSSARIRDLKAMIQNKLPSTVKEVYFREIPLQDECSIASYNIGESDELTVVSEQRW; from the exons ATGGAACTTCCAACTCCAAGAAATGATtctcaagaagaagaagaagaagaagaagaagag ATGACTATATATTTGAAAGTCATGAAAACGTCGACGATGAAAGTTCAGAGATCAGATACAATTGGAACTATCAAATCTGCGTTTTGTGAGAAGGAAGGAATTCCTAAAAGTTTccaagaacttttttttaacgGTGACCGGCTCAAGGATGACCAGAGAGTGGTTGATTATGGTATTCCGAAAGATGCCACTCTGCATATGATTCTTCAGAGTTCAGTTGGGGTGAAATTGTTAGTCGTTATACCATCACGCCAGAAAAGTGTTGTGGTTGAAGCAAGGACTTATGATACCGTCCAAAAAATTAAGGCTGTAATTCTTGAGAAGGAACAAATTCTTCCACATCAGTACAATCTTGTCTATGCTGGAGAAGTGCTCGAAGATGATAGGAGTTTGGCCTCTCTGAATTTGCAAAGCGAGCCAACCCTTCATTTGATTTTCAATCCGAAAGATTTGTTGTCATTTTCTGTAATCACACCTGCAGGGGAAACTGTGAAGCTCAAAGTTAAATTCCTGTATTCTGTTTCTGAGGTCAAAGCAATAATTGGTGGCGTGATTGGTGTCCCAGTCAGTGATTATGATCTAATCTACCAAGGCAAGAAGCTTGAGGATTCCAATTCATTGGCTTGTTATGACCTCCAAGAAGAATCTATCTTGGAGATGTCACCCCAGACATTTCAGGTATTTGTGAAGGCGTGGAGTGGGAAAACCATAACTCTGAATGTTCACCAACGTGATACTGTTGAAGATGTGAAGGACAAGATTTTCCAAAAGCTTGGCGGGCCAAGCTATTGTCAGAGCATTGTATTTTCTGGAAAGCGACTTGAGGCAAACCTTGATCTGGCATATTACAACATCAGGAAGAATGCTACACTTCATATGGTTTTCTCACCTTCAACAATAACCACCAAAATGGGATTGTCTCAAATCGGGGCTGAACCGAACTCCTCCGCTAGAATTCGTGATTTAAAGGCTATGATCCAAAATAAACTTCCCAGCACGGTAAAGGAAGTATATTTCCGTGAGATACCACTGCAGGATGAGTGCTCTATAGCTAGTTACAACATCGGTGAAAGTGATGAGCTGACTGTTGTTTCTGAACAGCGCTGGTAA
- the LOC133698307 gene encoding phenolic glucoside malonyltransferase 1-like, with translation MMVFCLQWPSPMKTLTISTERCAMLLSHIRMWHLCPYLILKHPYFLSKSLNLFPNKGFTISYTLNHAVLDGRSISLFMNSWAYICRNLDENVKISPSSLPGELNPSFDRTVIPGSEGLEMRYLNYWLGLKLPGSDANPRSLEPIPFPVPADVVRATFGFSREDIKKLGERVLSKLENGNQTKPFSTFVLAYAYTLVCMVKAKGLKNNNKVKFGLTTDCRPRLNPPLSRNYIGNCVTSCDVLVEAEHLLKETGVVYAAKRLNEMIEGLENGVLEIAKGKVPFMDVEPGVGIILVAGTNRFGKYGADFGWGKPTNVEITTIDVGESLSMMESRDESAGVEIGLVLKKHEMEIFDSLFVHGLKVLRSSL, from the coding sequence ATGATGGTGTTTTGCTTACAGTGGCCGAGTCCAATGAAGACTTTGACCATCTCTACAGAGAGGTGCGCTATGCTTCTGAGTCACATCCGTATGTGGCACCTTTGTCCGTATCTGATACTAAAGCATCCATACTTTCTTTCCAAATCACTTAATTTGTTTCCAAACAAAGGTTTTACCATCAGTTACACCCTTAACCATGCTGTTCTTGATGGTAGAAGCATATCTTTGTTTATGAATTCATGGGCTTACATATGCAGAAATCTAGATGAAAATGTGAAAATAAGCCCTAGTTCGTTACCAGGAGAACTAAATCCATCTTTTGACCGAACAGTCATTCCGGGTTCAGAAGGGCTTGAAATGCGATATTTAAACTACTGGCTAGGACTGAAACTGCCAGGTTCAGATGCCAACCCCAGAAGTTTGGAGCCAATACCATTTCCAGTTCCAGCTGATGTAGTACGAGCGACGTTCGGATTTTCTCGTGAAGACATAAAGAAGCTAGGTGAGAGGGTACTCTCTAAATTAGAAAATGGAAATCAAACAAAACCTTTCTCAACTTTTGTGCTTGCATATGCATATACATTGGTTTGCATGGTTAAAGCGAAAGgcctgaaaaataataataaggttaAATTTGGGTTGACAACAGATTGTAGACCCCGTTTAAACCCTCCATTATCTAGGAATTATATCGGTAACTGTGTTACTTCTTGTGATGTACTTGTTGAAGCGGAACATCTCCTGAAAGAAACTGGGGTTGTTTACGCCGCGAAGAGGCTTAATGAGATGATCGAAGGGCTAGAAAATGGAGTTCTAGAGATAGCCAAGGGGAAGGTTCCATTTATGGATGTGGAACCAGGAGTAGGAATTATTCTAGTTGCAGGGACAAACCGATTTGGGAAGTATGGTGCAGATTTTGGGTGGGGCAAGCCTACGAATGTAGAGATTACAACCATAGACGTTGGTGAATCTCTTTCTATGATGGAAAGCAGAGATGAAAGTGCTGGAGTTGAAATCGGCTTAGTTTTGAAGAAACATGAAATGGAGATCTTTGATTCTCTGTTTGTTCATGGCCTTAAGGTGCTAAGAAGTAGCTTGTAA